From Natronocella acetinitrilica:
CCTTGAGCAACGCCCGCAATAACTGATTGTTAAGCGCATGGCCCGACTTGTGCCCGGAGAAGGCACCGATCACGCTGTGACCGAGCAAGTAGAGATCACCGATTGCATCGAGAATCTTGTGCTTCACGAACTCATCGCGGTAGCGCAGACCATCCTCGTTGAGCACCCGATAATCATCGACCACGATGGCGTTATCCAGGCTGCCACCCAGCGCCAGTCGTCGCTGTTGCAGGGCCTCGATATCGCGCATGAAGCCGAATGTACGCGCCCGGCTCACTTCCTTGACGAAACAGGTGCTGGAGAAGTCGACCTCCGCCACCTGATCCTCATCCCGGAACGCGGGATGCTTGAAGTCAATGGCGAATGCGACCTTGAAGCCCTCGAAGGGCTCGAAGCTCACCCATTTCTCGCCATCTTCGACCCGGATCGGCTTCTTGACCCGAATAAACCGCTTGGGTGCGTCCTGCTCCTGAATACCAGCGGACTGGATAAGGAACACGAACGGGCCTGCACTGCCGTCCATGATCGGTACTTCGCCCGCACTCAGCTCCACCACGGCGTTATCAATGCCAAGGCCAGCGAGGGCAGACAGGAGGTGTTCGACCGTGGACACGCGTACACCATCTTTCACCAGGCAGGTGGATAGCTGGGTATCGCCCACGTTCTCCGGATGAGCCGGTATTTCAACCGGCTCATCCAGGTCGACACGGCGGAAAACGATGCCGGAGTCAGCCGGCGCCGGGAGCAGAGTCAGGTAGACCTTGTCTCCCGTATGCAGCCCCACGCCGGTCGCACGGATCACATTCTTGAGTGTACGTTGTCGGATCATGACTTGATCATACTCCTGTGCCTGCCA
This genomic window contains:
- the lpxC gene encoding UDP-3-O-acyl-N-acetylglucosamine deacetylase; amino-acid sequence: MIRQRTLKNVIRATGVGLHTGDKVYLTLLPAPADSGIVFRRVDLDEPVEIPAHPENVGDTQLSTCLVKDGVRVSTVEHLLSALAGLGIDNAVVELSAGEVPIMDGSAGPFVFLIQSAGIQEQDAPKRFIRVKKPIRVEDGEKWVSFEPFEGFKVAFAIDFKHPAFRDEDQVAEVDFSSTCFVKEVSRARTFGFMRDIEALQQRRLALGGSLDNAIVVDDYRVLNEDGLRYRDEFVKHKILDAIGDLYLLGHSVIGAFSGHKSGHALNNQLLRALLKDESAWEEVTFEDTNRAPISFDQSVPVPALT